The Armatimonadota bacterium nucleotide sequence AGACAGCGGAATTGACAACGTCGGAGTGGCCCTCTAGCTTCATCAGCTCTCTGCCCGTCTCTGCATCCCAGACTCGGGCGGTTTTGTCATAGGACGAAGTCAGGATTCGCCTTCCGTCGGCCGAATACACAGCGGAATTGACAACGTGGGAGTGGCCCTCTAGCTTCATCAGCTCTCTGCCCGTCCCTGCATCCCAGACTCGGGCGGTTTTGTCGTCGGACGATGTCAGGATTCGCCTTCCGTCAGCCGAATAAACAGCGGAACTTACCGAAAACGCATGACCTGTTTGTGGGACCAAGTGGAGCTCCGCGCCGTATGGCGACTGAACCCCGAAGCTAAGGCCGTGGCCGGGATTGGGTGCGCCCAGAAACGAAACGAGAAGTGCTACAGCCAACAATTCTCCTCATCTCCTCCCGAACAGCTTCGTGATCGTGTACGGGTTGAAGCCCAGATAGAAGTAGTTTGCGCCGGCGTTCAGATTGCGGCCGTAGCCGATCCAGATCTGGTCGTTCAGCAGCGTCATGCTGGCCGCAATCCCGAGCTCAAACCGCTGATCGTCGTTGAAATCCAGCATCGAGAACGAAAGCCCGATCCCCGGGTTGAACGAGCTATTCCAGAAGTCGTTGCCCTTCATCCCCACATGGTAGTGATAGCCTAGCCCCACCGTCGGCTCCCAATTCAAGCTCCTTTCTATCTTGGAACGCGGGTCCACCAAGAGCATCCCGCCGCTCGCCATCCAGTAGCCCCCATAGGCCTCCACAGCGAGCGTCTGTATGCCCGATTCGATCTCCTTGCCGGGTTCTCCCGTCGGCTTGCCGTCCTTGATCTCCGGCTCGCTGAGCGTAGCCCTCAGCACCAGCTTGTCGCCGGGACGTCGTGACCCTGAGAGCTCTTGCATGTCGAGTTCGGTGTCAATCGGCTCGTCTGCCTTCAGCGTCTTCGCAACCAGGTCCTTGCCTTCCAATGAGAACCGCTCTGAAAGCAGGAGTGCCGCGACCAGCTTGCCGATTGCGGCATCAAGGCCCTGGGCCGTGCTGTTCATCTGGGCAAACTGCTGCAGAAAATCCTGCGCCATTCTCCGGAAGAAGGCGATCGAGTCCTGCTGGACCGTACCGGGCGCGGCCTGCGAGAAGCTCCCGAGGTTCGCGGCAATGCGCCCCAGCAGGCTTGGCGACTCCTTGACAAAAGCCCAGAGGTTTTTGGTAAGCCCATTGAGTAGTCCTGCGAAAAGCTGGATCGCCTCGGCCTGGCTCGGCGCCTGACCAATTTCGGAGGCCCGCAGAGGCTGCAGCAGCGCCTGGAGCATGCGAACGTCCTTGAGCAGCGGCCCGACACCCTCTTCACCCGAGACCTTGAGTTGCTTCAGCAGCTTCTCGCACTCTTGGTCCAAGACACCGATGTTCAGCCTCCTGGAGACCCGTTCAAAGGCTGTCGCCACGGACTGGTGGGCTTGGCTGGCAGTCTTGGCCAAATCCGCCGCTTTGTAGGCGTTGAGCGAATCGAAGATCTCTTGCGCCGCCAGGAGTTCCTGTACCGTGCGGGGATCCATCACCAGGCGATTACGGGCAAATGGCTTTCGCTCGCCCGCAACGAGCTTGTCATAGCCCTCCAGGTGAACCTGTTGCGCCACTCCAAACGGTGTCACGAGGTGGGCGCTCATCGTCAGCATCACGTTTGGAGCGTTGGCCACCGCGCCTTCCAGCAATTCGCGAATCTCATGTGCCGTGTCCTTAGCGGCAACTTCGAATGCTCCCAGACCTTCGCTCGGATCGCCGTCCAAGCTCGCTGCGATGTCGGCCAGCATGGCGGCCGCCAGTCCCTTACCACCCTTGAGCCGGGAAACGGCCATGCGGCGAAACTCGGCCATGCTCTGCTTTGCAGCCATAGCCTTGGCTTGCTCGTCCTGAGTGTCCCCGCCCGCGCCGGCAAGGCCTACTGTTGACTCCTTCAACGGGTCAACCGTCGCGGCGTTGATCTCCGAGAGCCGGAGTTGAACCTCTTGCTTTTGCGCGCCGACCAAGATCTCCGCCGTCGTACGCAGCGCCTCCACTTCGTCCGCAAAGCTCCTGACCTGCCCTTTCGACGCGGGCTGAACCAGCTCGGCGATGTGTCCATAGAGGCCCTGCGCGTCCCACTTGAGCGCCACCCGGGAGTCAATCTCGACCGCTTTTGAGGGCACGCCCTGGCCCTTGGCTAGGCGGCTTGCGGTCGGGCCGGATTCCAGCACCTGCAGAAAGTCGGTCAGGCGGCGAGGGGCTCCCTGAGGTTGTGCTGCGATGGCGATGAGGCTGAGGATCGTGGTCGTCATTGGCTTAGTCTCATGGGTGTCTCTGAAGTATCAGCTACCGAAGACGCCCTTGAGCTCCTTCAACTTGTGGGCGGCCGTTTCCTTGAGCCCATTCGATTCAAGCGAGCGAATTAGCTCCAACTCAGCAAGAAGATCGTTGCCTCGTGAGGTGCGGCGGCGGAAGTCGGCAAGCATGGCGTCCTCAGAGGACTTCGCCATCAAAGCAACCGGTCTGCTGATGGCGCGTTCTCCGTTCAGGAGCTTCGCTTCGAGAAGCAAGGCTATGTCAGGATAGGCAGCCCTCAAGCCTTCCAGGCGTTTTGAGAGGGCTGCGGACATGAAGGGGCCCTTGGCCGAGACTGTATCGGAAAAGACTGCTTCGCCGCTCTTTGCCGATCCATCGAAGACCGCAAGAATCCTCAAAGAATAAGTGCCCACGGCCCACTCGGGGGGCAGGATCGTGAAGTAGCCGCAGGAGGCTTGGGAGGCATCCAGCGCTTCCGGGGCTCGGCCGCCTTTCCTTTTGACCGCCGCCTTAACGGCTGCTTTTGCCGGATCATTGCCACCGGTCAACAGGACCCAAAGATCTTCTTCAGCCGAAGTGAGCAAGACAGGCACCTTCTGCCATATAGGTTGAGGCAGGAAGGTCTTCTTCTTGCCGGTTCGGCATGTCACGACCAGCTTTCCTCCCAAAGCACACCGCACAAGATCGCCTGAAAAGAGGAGCATGCCGCGGTTGCTCTGTTTGAGTCGGACAACCGCGCCCCCAGGCCGCTTCAGCTCAACTCCACCCTTGATTTCAGCAATCGTTCCCGCTTTGAAGCGAGCTCCCTGGCTAAGGCATCCAAGCGCCAACAGGAGAGCGGCTATGATGGCTCGATTGAGGTTCGGCATGGTTTGCTCCCCGATCAGGTACTAAACGCGTGGCCCTCCAGGCGCGCTACGAAATGCCCAGCGCTCAATCAGGACCAGTACGCGTTGATGAAGTGTTGGATGGAACGCCAGCAAGAATGCGACAAGCAAGTACTCGGTCCACAGAATCTGCCACCTTGCCGCCAGCATCCCGCCTCCAACTAGTAGAATAGCGACGGCGCCGGCCGTTGCCAGGTTCGAAGCAAGGGAACCGGAAACCTGCCTTGAATGGGCGATCGTGCGCCTAAGGGAAACCTGTGACACCAGGAGAACGAAGGCGCCGGCCAATATGGCGAGCAAACTGGCAAACCAAGGCCTAAACTCGTACAGGGGCGAGTTCGTCTCCGTCACCACAGCCATGGCATGGAAATACGGGCCGTACTCCCGCTCGCCTGTGACCGGCATGGTGAACTGGTCGAACTCGTCTTTGCTCGAACCGATCAAGACCGACTTTCCTTTGATCTTCTCACGCAGCCGGTCTCCCCTAAGCATCGGCGCGGTTGCCTGTGCCTCAATTCGGTCGGCTTTGATTCTGGACAGGCACGCCGTATTCAAGAGAAACTCACGGCCTTCCAGCACCTTCCCCTTCAATGCATCCGACGGCCCGTCCTCAGTTCGAAGAGGGCGAATTGCATCCCCAAATTCGCTGTATCGTTCCAAGAATGGGCTTCCCACTGGCCGGGTCTCTCCGAATTGAGCCAGATAGGCGTTGGCCAATGCGTGGGACAGTGAGGGGATGCGCATTCCCGTTTCAGATTCAGACTTCGTTCCAATGGCACCACTTTCCGGGCCTGGGATGGTGATGTCCCCGATTGCCAAGACCTGGCCGTTTAGCGCGTCATCGGGCCTAAGCGGGTGAACGACCAGGTCAGAGTAGCCGGGCCCCAGGAAGTCATCCTTGTTCTGGAACTCAAGGTGCTCCCGCACCGCCAGGTAGACCGGGATGCCCGAGTCTGTAAGCTGTTTGGCTGTCTTGAGCACGATTTCGGCCTCGTCCAGGTAGCGCAGTTCGCGCGCGCCGTCTGAGCTTGCAGGCGCATTCTCTACGCTGTGGGCGCCAAAATCAATGTCTATGGCGACCGCGGCAGGCTCAAGGTCGGCAACCTCCAGGAGCAACGACTTTAGGTTGTTCAAATCTGTAGCCCCGTCCGGCTTGTCAAACCGCTTCTCGATGTCCACAAACGTCACCGGCAAGCTTCGATTTCCGTCTGTGACGCTAGCCACGAGGCGTTCATAGCCGCTAAGCCTCATTTTTCTGCCGAAGTCCGTGTGCTCCATCAGGGCATGGAGCGCCAGCGCCACGGGAATCAGCGCCAGGCCCGCCAAGGTCTCGTAACGCAGGTCCCTCAGCCGATGCGCGATGACTCGGACGGAGGCCACAGGGACTTTGGACAACGTGAGCGCCCGGGCGTGCAGCGCAACAGCACGCCTCTGATACCTGGCGAGGGGGTCGGTTTCGTTTGGCTTGTCGGAGTAGCGGTACAAATGGAGCACTTCGCCGTGCTTGACGGCCACTTCGCCAATCGAGCCAAACTTGGCCGAAAACTCGGGAGCCTCCCGAAGGAACTCAACCGCCCGTTGTGTGAGCACAATCTCACCCGGGGCGCATCCAGTCAAGGCGCGAGCAGCGTTATTGATGCCTTCCCCGGCCATGTTCCTACCTCCCGCAATGTCTGGATCAACCTCGTCGAGAGCCCCGATATGAACGGCCATTCGGACCTTGAAGCCGCCCTGCCTGCCGACCAAGGTCCTCAGTTCGAGCGCGCAGCGCAAGGGGCTCAGGGGATCCTTGGAAAAGGAGAACACGAAGCCGTCACCCGCAGGAACCGCCGTCACTTGTCCCGCAGATAGGGCGGACGCGTACGTGGGGCACTTGCCTGCGAGAGATGTCAGGCGGGCCACGACATCTGCTTGCTCAATCGTTGGACGGAGACTGTATTCGACGATGTCAACGGCCAGCACAAAACCTACGGTCAGCGATGCGCGTTGTGGCGCCTGCTTCGCGGACGGCTGACTGCGCTTGGGCTTAGCCATGTCGGTCAAGACAGTTTAGGAGGAGTTTTGCTTTGGCGTCAACCTTCTACTCTGGATCATGAATGCCAAAGAACGGCATTAAGGCACTTAGGACGATTTTATGGCCTTCTCGGTTGGGATGGTTGGATTGCGACATCAGTGATTCCCATGAAGCGCCGCCGTCGTGCGCTCTTAGGAATCCGGCCAATGAATCCGCGACGCCCACGCGAAGCTGCGACGCCAGGTCCCGAATCTGGGATGCGTGCTGAAAGAGCGGGTCTTGGGAGTTTTGGGGGTCCACTCCGAGGTCCCAGGTTGGGGTCAAGAAGATAACCTTCGCGCCCGTTTTCAAGGCGGCCTCAGCCATGGAGGTCCAGGAGGCCTTGGCCCGATCAAGACCGATGCGGCGGTCGTTGAGCCCGTAGTCCATCGTGACCACATCCGGTCTGAGCGCCAAAACGTCCCTGTCGAATCGAGCCGCTCCCTGTTCGGAGTTCTCACCCCCGATCGCCGTCACGATCACGTTCACAACCGCCTTCGGAAACTTCTCTTTTATGGCGCGGTGCAGCAAATGCGGATAGGCGTCGAAGCTGCGTACCTCGGGGGTCTTGAAATAGCCCGCAGGCACGCTGTGGCCGTGACAGACTATTGTCACAGTCCGGTTTGCCGGCCATTCGGCTGAAAGGAGCTTGACGAGATCAGCGCTGAACGCCTTGGGGCTGGCGACCTGGAGCGGCAACAGCGAGGCGAACGCGAGAAGCGGCAGCATCGTCCTAAGCTACCTCAAGGGTTCGAGGCCGCACGGATGCGGCCGAAAGGCTGTGGTTAGGCAACGCAGGCGTGACGATTGCGCCCCATCCGGTTGTTCGGTGCCTGGAAAGGTCGCAATCAGCGCTGAGAGGAGCAGGCGAGACGCCTGCCCTACGACTGCTGTTGGGGTTCAATGAGAGGCCGCAGTCTGGAGATGAAAGCTGCAGCCTTGCTACGTTCGGCTCTGGGGTTCACGCCCTCGCGCTAAGACGCAGCATCCGGCATCGAGCTTCCAGGCGATCACGCCACCCTTGTGTGATGGCTCGGGCTTCATCCAGAGAGATCGCCGCAATAGCGACATGCTCCCCAACCCCCAGCTGCCCCACCCGGCCCATATCGGCTCCGCACAGGAACCCCAGGCGCCGGTAACCCCCGATGGTGGGGCCGTCCGGTCCCAGAATCAGCAGACCGCCGCCGGGGGTCCACTGTATCGTGCCAGGGACGACCGGCTCGCTGGCGCGTTCCTCAAGTTGGGGCGGCGGAAACCCCGCTAGCCGCACACCTCGCCGGTCGCTGTCGAGCTCAACACTGCCGACATGCGACTCTGCCTGGGCAACGACGCCAGAGGGAAGGTCGGGCTCAGGGACGTACCGGAGAGGAGCAGATTTCAGCGAAACAAGAGTCGTCGCGAGCACTGCAGGACTCAAATCCAGATTTGCCCGACGCGGAGACTGAAGCTCTGATCCATAAAAGACCGCCTCGCCGGCATGGCCCCCCCATCCACCCTGAACGCACAGATAGGCGCGAACCCCCGCCTCGAACGCCCCAACCTCCAGCCGCTCACCCGTCTCCAAGCCAAACCGGGACTGGGGCGCCAACCTGCGGCCACCGACGGAAACGAGCCCGACGGCGCCCACCAGACTTAGGGTCAGCGGCGCTTCGGCAAGAAACATACCGCCCATGAGCGTGAGTTCAAGGGCGAGGGCGTCGGGAGCGTTCCCCAACAGTGCGTTGCCCAGAGCCAGAGACTCCTGATCGAACGCGCCGCCGGTGGGAACGCCAAAGTGCCGCCTGCCCGGTTGGGGCGCTCCTTGCAGCGTCGCACTGCCGCCGATCTTGAGCACTTTCAGGCTCAATAGCCGACCTCGTATCCGGAGTCCTCCAGAGTCCTGTGCACCATCTCGGCGAACTCAAGACACCCGGGCGTGTCGCCGTGAAGACAGATGGAGTCCACCTCCGGCGCCAGCCTCAACACCTGGGCCGCGATCTCCTTTG carries:
- a CDS encoding CHASE2 domain-containing protein; the protein is MAKPKRSQPSAKQAPQRASLTVGFVLAVDIVEYSLRPTIEQADVVARLTSLAGKCPTYASALSAGQVTAVPAGDGFVFSFSKDPLSPLRCALELRTLVGRQGGFKVRMAVHIGALDEVDPDIAGGRNMAGEGINNAARALTGCAPGEIVLTQRAVEFLREAPEFSAKFGSIGEVAVKHGEVLHLYRYSDKPNETDPLARYQRRAVALHARALTLSKVPVASVRVIAHRLRDLRYETLAGLALIPVALALHALMEHTDFGRKMRLSGYERLVASVTDGNRSLPVTFVDIEKRFDKPDGATDLNNLKSLLLEVADLEPAAVAIDIDFGAHSVENAPASSDGARELRYLDEAEIVLKTAKQLTDSGIPVYLAVREHLEFQNKDDFLGPGYSDLVVHPLRPDDALNGQVLAIGDITIPGPESGAIGTKSESETGMRIPSLSHALANAYLAQFGETRPVGSPFLERYSEFGDAIRPLRTEDGPSDALKGKVLEGREFLLNTACLSRIKADRIEAQATAPMLRGDRLREKIKGKSVLIGSSKDEFDQFTMPVTGEREYGPYFHAMAVVTETNSPLYEFRPWFASLLAILAGAFVLLVSQVSLRRTIAHSRQVSGSLASNLATAGAVAILLVGGGMLAARWQILWTEYLLVAFLLAFHPTLHQRVLVLIERWAFRSAPGGPRV
- a CDS encoding SGNH/GDSL hydrolase family protein — its product is MLPLLAFASLLPLQVASPKAFSADLVKLLSAEWPANRTVTIVCHGHSVPAGYFKTPEVRSFDAYPHLLHRAIKEKFPKAVVNVIVTAIGGENSEQGAARFDRDVLALRPDVVTMDYGLNDRRIGLDRAKASWTSMAEAALKTGAKVIFLTPTWDLGVDPQNSQDPLFQHASQIRDLASQLRVGVADSLAGFLRAHDGGASWESLMSQSNHPNREGHKIVLSALMPFFGIHDPE